Genomic segment of Mucilaginibacter sabulilitoris:
GCATGGCCATGCTTGCCGAATATCAATATCTTCTCGTTAGCATCGTAAGAAGTTTTTATCCTGTTTTGCAGTTTTAAAACAACCGGGCACGACGCATCAATAAGTGTTATATTATTTTCTAGGGCTATGCGGTAAGTGTCGGGAGCCTCGCCGTGCGCACGTATCAACACCTTTTCGTTATGCAGGTCGCCAAGCTGGGCATGTTCAATAATGCGCAGCCCCCTGGCTTTCAACCGTTCAACCTCTTCATCGTTATGCACAATATCGCCCAGGCAATACAGGTAACCCTCTTCAGCCAGTATTTCTTCGGCCATATCTATGGCATATACTACCCCAAAGCAAAAGCCCGAATCCTGATCTATAGTAACCTTTAACTGATACTCTCCCATTGCATTACAAATTTACAGTAAAAATAGCCGTTGATGGTAATGATTATGTGATTTTTTGAACCTTCAGTTTACAAAACCCAGAACCATAAAAAATATAAACTGCATAATGAGCAGTACAGGGGCTACCATACTTTGCGTTTTAAACTTAAACCGGTCAAAGATGAAAAGCATCAGCGCGCCAAGCATAAACCAACAAACATAGTTTTTAACAGGTATACTCCCCCCAATCCAGTGCCAATAGTCAAACTGTGTGGCAATTGGCTCAATCAGCACATCGAGCATTACCAGTATCAGGGCGCCCGTAATGATGCCGAGCAGTTTGTTCCTGATCCTTTGCCGCTGTATTAACACCCCGGTTGAGTAAATCAATAAAAACCAGTTGACACCAATAATTAGCGGGATATTAAACAATTTAACACCCAGGGTTTCGCCATAAACATAATTGCCAAACAGCAGGCCGGTATGTACTCCCGTAAACTCGGCCATAAAACCTATAGCAAATATCAGCAATGCAAAAAGCAAGAATTTACCGTCGACGCGCTCTTGATTATAGATAATTACGGCCGCCATCAGCAGCAGGTGCCAGGGCACTATGTTTAAAAAAATAGCATCAATATAGGGCACCATAAAGCCCGCCAAACCCACTGCATGAAATAATACAATAATTACAACACTTATGCGCTGCGGCATTGTAAGGTAAGCAAACAGCAGCTTTTTCAAATTTTACGCCCTTTCCATACCGTTGTTTTGGTGAGGTATTTTTGTATGGATATTACCGCTATAATCAGCATATTGAGCATTTGTAAAGGGTGCAGGATAATATTGTTTGCAGGGCTTTGGTCAGATAACAGCGAGATCATGAACCGTGTAAGCATAATAAGACCAAGCATAAAAAATATCAGCGGCAAATTAAGGGTCATGAGCACAATCATGGGGCCACCAATAATAAGTACTATATAAACTAAAAAGCCGATGATGCTATAATTAAACGCCGCCAAAAAGTTTTTGCCAAAGCCGTTTATGGCCTCATCATAACTTTTATACATGCGACAGCTTATCATGCCATTGGCCAGCAGGGCTTCACCATCGTATGCTTCGGCTTTTACGAGCCGCATGATCTCTACGTCCTCCACCACTTTGTCTTTAACTGCCTTGTGCCATTGATGCTGATGATAAATAGCCGCGTCGAAAAACATAAACTGGCCGCTTGCCGCTGCTACAGAGGCATTTTTTACAAGGTAAATAAGCCTTACCGGCAGCAGGTTTAATAATATAAAATGCATTAGCGGCACAACAGCCTTTTCGCCAGGACTAATCATTTGCTGATTGGTGAACAAGCTCAGCAGACCCAGCTGGAGTAGATGCATACGGTGTACCGCGCTGTTTATTAAACCAGGTTTTACCTCTTCGTCGGCATCTAAAAATAGTAAATACTTGCCATCGGCTTCTTTGGCCAGCTGATGGCAGGCATGGTTTTTACCTATCCAGCCTTCGGGCAGCCTGGCCCCCTTTATTACCCTGAAATGCGGATGCTTCACCGCAAATGCCGCACAAACAACGTAAGTATCATCGGTTGATTCATCATCAAGTATAATCACTTCATAGTTCTGATAATCCTGTGCATGGATTGACCGCAGCAGTGTTTCTATGTTATCTGCTTCGTTACGGGCCGGTATCAGGATAGATACCCTGTCGGTATATTGCTTACTTACGCGGTGAAGCTTGGGGTTCGATATAAAATTGAACAGGGTAACCGCAAAACGCAGGATGATAAAAAAGAAGGTAATTGATATGGCAATGATCACTTTTTATAATACTATTTCGGTTTGCTGTTGCTTTGCTAAATTATAATATTGCTGATAAACTGCTGTCAGCTCATCTATGTTTTTATAAGTTAAACCAGAGGTTAATGTTTTTAGATAAACGTGCGCACTGGGCTTTTTATATTTAAAATGTTCAATAAATGTTGCGGCCATTAAAATTTGGAAATCTGCACGGGCTCCGTTAATAATCCGCATCAAGCCTTTTTGAAAAATCATGTTATCCGTAAAATTGGAGTGCAATTTACCCTGCGGAAAAATAAGCACCATATTTTGATGGTCATTTAATAACCCAGCAGCATAATCAAGCGAAGCCATCATATCTTTACTGTTTTTATTGACCGAAAAGGCTCCCATATACTTAAAAAAAGACACCTCACGTGCCGTATCCTCCAATATCATCACATGAAATTTCTTGCTCAGCAGCTTACTGTTCAGGTAATACATCAAAAAACCGTCCCACCAGCTAAAGTGGTTGGCCAGCAGCAAAACAGCTTTCTCAGGAGCAATATTAACCGGCGTAAGTTTAACTTCATGGAAATTGCGCGCCACTATCCACAGGATATAATGGTGAAAAAACCAGTGTATGATGATATTCTTTCGCGGACGTATCATGTGCTGCAAGATACTGATTGAAAAACAAAAGCAGGATTAGTGCGGTATATTAACCTGATTTTTTAACGCCTGCTGATGAAAATCATTGATGCGCTGTTTCAGCTCCTCAAATGGCACCTCGCCTGCTGTACCGCAATCAAACAGGTGTATATAGGCGCGCGGCTTCAGGCTTTCAAAATAATCAATCAGCGTACATTGGTAAACTATCTGGCAAGGACCCTTAATTTGTTTAATAAGATGCGCAATGCCTTTTTCAACATGGATATGTGTAATATGGTTAGAGCAAAGCTCGCCCTGCGGAAACACAGTAACCAGGTTTCTGGGGTCATTCAACAAACCGGCCGAATAAGTAAGTGATTCCAGCATGTCGCGCGAGGCTTTTTTCATGGAGAAAGCACCCCAGTATTTAAAATACCAGTGCTTTACAAAATGATCATGCTGCATCATGATATAAAGCCGGCGTTGCAAATTGGTAAAGGCCGAATAGTTGGCAAAAAAACCGTCCCACCAGCTAAAATGATTGGTAAGCAGCAATATGGAATGACCCGGTTTGGGCTCAAAGGGCAATACATTAACCTCCTTAAAACGGCGCCCCATCCACCAGCGCATATAGCGGAAGAACAACTTACTCAGGGTATCATTTCTGCGTGATGGCAACATAATCTATCGTACTAAATATTCGTCAAGCGCTTTAATTACCAGCCAGTGCCCCAGTTCAAGTTCATGAACTTCGGCATTGTCAAGCATGCCTATAAATGGCATTGCCGCCGATTTGGGAAACAACTGATCGTCTTTGCCAAAAATCAGGGTGCAGTTAATTTTATACTGATTTATCCTGGAGGCAACTTTTTCCGCGTTTGGCTTTAGCAAACGTATTAAATTTAAGGTATAATAGGTATCAAGCCGTTTTTGTTCGGTATCAATTTCATTATAGGCAATCTGGTACAGGCTATCATCAATTAAACCGGCTTTTTTTGCGCATTTAAGTACAAAAGGAGCAAGCCATTTGCTCCTGGTAACTATCCGGAACATGAATTTCCCCAAGGGGTTATGCAGTAAAAAATGAAACCCCTTATAAACCGACAGGCCATCGGGAGCCATTAATATCACATCATCAACCAGGTGGGCATATTCCTCCAGTAGTATGAGCGCCAGGTTGGCACCAATGGAATAACCCATTACCGAAAACCGCTGTTCGCCGTAAATTTTAAACCACTCCTGCATGTAGCTGTGCACCATATTTTTGGGCATACCCGCCCTGATCTGCTTATCTGTCCACCCATCGAGCTTGCTTCCGCCATGAAAAAAGTGATCGAAGCCATAAATATGATATTTGGGCAGTATCGACTTTTCGAGCACGTGAAACTGCTTACCCGTCATGCCATAACCATGAAAGGCCAGCAACGGCTTTTGCCCCGTGCCATACTCGTGAAAATGCGCTTTACCCAAACCGGGCAGATGTAAAAAACCCATTACGGCAATATTAAGAAATATTTGCCCCCTTTTTGATGTGCGGATATGCAAATTTCAAATGTGCAGATGGTTTCAAACTTGCACATCTGCACATTTAAAATCTGCACATCTATAATTCTTTAGGGAATTAGGGGGCTTATGTGCTTCATGATCAATTGCGTGGCTCCGGTATGTTCCTGAACGTAATCGCGGATCTTTTTGCTGGTAGTACTATAAAAAGCCTCATCGGTTATCAGGCTATCGGTTATCCCTTTCAGCTGGGCCTCATTACTGATGCAGAAACCGGCCTTTAAGGTTATCAGTTCCCGGGCCTCGTTAAACTTTAAATAATTAGGGCCAAAAATTACCGGCAACCCAAATGCCGCCGCCTCAAGCGTGTTGTGAATACCCACGCCAAAGCCTCCGCCTATATGAGCAATATCGCCATAAGCATATAATGACGACAGCATCCCGATGTTATCTATGATAAGTACACGGAGTGAGTTGTCTGTTTGGTCTTTTGAATTTTGAATTTTGAATTTTGAATTTCCAGCCCATTTAGAATACCTTACAACCGAATTTGCAGGGAAGAGATTAATAAGGTTGTTTATTTTTTCTTCATTTATTTCATGCGGGGCAAAAATGAATTTCCAATCAGGATATAGAGCGGGTAAGGTGGCCAGCAGTTTTTCATCTTCGGGCCAGGTGCTGCCAGCAATAAACACTTTCTGCAGGTTTTTAAATTGGGCAATTCCGGGTACTTGTTTTGGCTGCTGAGCGTTCGCCCATACACGGTCGAACCGGGTATCTCCGCTCACCGTTGTGTTGGTAAGGCCAAGGGTATGCAGTAATTGTCTGGATTGCTCGTCCTGCAAAAAAAAGTGCGAAACAAATGTTAAAATCTTACGATTTATGCCTCCATACCACTTAAAAAACACCTGTTTTGGTCTAAAAATACCCGAAATTATATACAGAGAAACACCTTTTTTATGTAGCTCGCTAAAATAATGATACCAGTATTCGTACTTGGTGAACACGGCTATTTCCGGAGCTATGGTATCAATAAAATGGCGTGCGTTTTTGGCAGTATCTAAAGGCAGATAATAAACGGCATCAGCAAGCGGGGTATTTTTCCTGATCTCATAACCCGATGGTGAAAAAAATGTAACCACGATTTTTTTCCCTGGATGACGCTCCCGCATAGCTTCTAAAATCGGACGCCCTTGTTCGAACTCACCAAGTGACGCAAAATGGAACCAGATACTGCCATTAAAACTGGCAAAGCGTTGTTTTTTGCGGCCGCTTATCCATAGGCTTGCTTTAGCATTAAAGAACGAGGCCAACCAGATGGCGAAGTAATATAATTTGATTCCAATGTTATATAAAAACATCAATTTAAGTATGAATGATTATCTTAGCCGGGCATAAAAGTAATAACAATAATTACAATAAATAATTTATGGTCTGCCCTTATGCCGTATTAACTGAATTGATGGTTTACTGCATTCCCAACTTTACGGATATAAAAAATGTTATTAAAAATAAGGTTATTTTTGACAGACGTAAATTTACTGCCTGCATAAAATAACCGGACACTAACTTTATTGATCACACAGAAAGAAATAATCAAATATGGCAAACCGTAAACGGATATTAATAACCGGAGCAGCCGGCTTCTTAGGTTCGCATTTGTGCGACAGGTTTATTAAGGAAGACTACCATGTAATTGGTATGGACAACCTCATCACCGGTGATCTGCGCAATATCGAACACCTTTTTAAACTGGAAAACTTTGAGTTTTACAACCACGATGTTTCCACCTTTGTGCATGTACCCGGCGAGCTGCAATACATCCTGCACTTCGCCTCGCCGGCAAGCCCTATTGATTATTTAAAAATACCCATACAAACCTTAAAGGTAGGTTCACTGGGCACCCACAATCTGCTGGGCCTGGCCCTTACCAAAGGAGCCCGTATGCTCATTGCCTCCACCTCTGAGGTATATGGCGATCCTAACATCAACCCACAGCCCGAAGAATACTGGGGCAATGTGAACCCGGTTGGCCCGCGCGGGGTGTATGATGAGGCCAAGCGTTTCCAGGAAGCCATTACCATGGCTTACCATACCTTTCATGGCCTGGAAACCCGCATCGTTCGCATATTTAACACCTATGGACCGCGTATGCGCCTGAATGACGGCCGGGTGCTGCCTGCCTTTATCGGCCAGGCTTTAAGGGGCGAACCGCTAACCATGTTTGGCGATGGTTCACAAACCCGTTCCTTCTGCTATGTGGATGACCTGGTAGAAGGCATTTATCGCCTCCTGCACAGCGATTACCCGCAGCCGGTGAACATCGGTAACCCCGACGAGATCACCATCAGGCAGTTTGGTGAAGAGATCATCAGGCTTACCGGTACCGATCAACAACTCATCAGCCTGCCTTTACCGGTTGATGACCCCAAACAGCGACGCCCGGACATTACCAAAGCCAAAAGCATTTTAGGCTGGGAACCAAAGGTTTCCAGAAGCGAGGGACTAAAGATCACTTTAGATTATTTCAAATCCCTGCCCGAAAAGGAAATCAATCATAAGGATTTTGCATACTATAACAAACGATAACATACTCTACTTAAAATGAAAATATTAGTCACAGGCGGCCTTGGTTTTATTGGCTCCCATACTGTTGTTGAATTGGTAAATGCAGGCTATGAGCCTGTTATTGTTGATGACCTGTCAAACTCCGACCCTAAAATATTAGATCAGATAGCCAGGATCATAGGCTATAAACCTGTTTTTCATAAGCTTGACCTGAGCAATGAGCACAGTGTAAAGGAACTGGCCGTTAATGAGCCAGATATTGACGGCATTATTCATTTCGCCGCCTTTAAAGCAGTGGGAGAATCTGTGCAAAAGCCACTAAAATATTATCGGAATAATTTTTATTCCTTAATTAACCTGCTTGAAAGCTATTATGGTAAGCCATTAAATTTTGTTTTTTCATCAAGCTGTACCGTTTATGGGCAACCTGAACATTTACCCGTTACCGAAGCCGCACCGGTACAACCTGCGCAGTCTCCTTATGGTAATACCAAACAAATAGCCGAGGAGATTTTACAGGACATGGTAGCCTCTGGCAGTAACTACAAGGTAATATCATTAAGATATTTTAATCCGGTTGGGGCGCATGAAACTGCCTTAATAGGCGAACTGCCTATCGGTGTACCGCAAAACCTGGTGCCGTTTATTACCCAAACAGCTATTGGCAAACGCCAAAAGATAACTGTATTTGGTAATGATTATAATACACCCGATGGTAGCTGCGTTCGTGATTATATACACGTGGTCGACCTTGCTAAGGCACACGTAGCTGCCCTTAAACTGGCAGAAAAGGATAGCTTTAAAGGGTATGATGTATTTAATATAGGTACCGGCAAAGGCAATACCGTACTGGATGTAATACATGCCTTTGAACGCACAACCGGCGTAAAACTTAATTATGAAATTGGGCCACGCCGTGCGGGAGATGTAGAAAAAGTTTGGGGCGATGTTACCAAATCAACAAATAAATTAGGATGGAAGGCCGAACTGGGTATTGACGCCATGATGGCATCGGCCTGGGAATGGGAAAAATACATAGCTCAAAATCCGCTATAAATAAATACTCATAAAATGCAAAAGATCATTATTACAGGTGGTGCCGGTTTTATAGGGTCGCATGTAGTGCGCCGCTTTGTAAAAAACTATCCGGATTATACCATTATCAATGTAGATAAACTTACGTATGCCGGTAACCTGGCCAATTTAACAGATATTGAAGACGAGCCTAATTATAGGTTTGTAAAAGGCGATATTGTTGATATAGCGTTTATTAACCAGCTATTTGCAGATGAACAACCCGATGCGATCATACACCTGGCGGCCGAATCGCATGTTGACCGTTCAATTGTAAGTCCGCTGGAATTTGTGATGACCAATGTTGTAGGTACCGTTAACCTATTAAATGCCGCCCGTGAAAACTGGAAAGGCCGGTATGACCAAACCCGTTTTTATCACATATCAACCGATGAAGTGTACGGCACCCTGGGCGATACCGGTATGTTTACCGAAGAAACGGCCTATGATCCACATTCGCCATATT
This window contains:
- a CDS encoding glycosyltransferase, giving the protein MIIAISITFFFIILRFAVTLFNFISNPKLHRVSKQYTDRVSILIPARNEADNIETLLRSIHAQDYQNYEVIILDDESTDDTYVVCAAFAVKHPHFRVIKGARLPEGWIGKNHACHQLAKEADGKYLLFLDADEEVKPGLINSAVHRMHLLQLGLLSLFTNQQMISPGEKAVVPLMHFILLNLLPVRLIYLVKNASVAAASGQFMFFDAAIYHQHQWHKAVKDKVVEDVEIMRLVKAEAYDGEALLANGMISCRMYKSYDEAINGFGKNFLAAFNYSIIGFLVYIVLIIGGPMIVLMTLNLPLIFFMLGLIMLTRFMISLLSDQSPANNIILHPLQMLNMLIIAVISIQKYLTKTTVWKGRKI
- a CDS encoding 3-deoxy-D-manno-octulosonic acid transferase; protein product: MFLYNIGIKLYYFAIWLASFFNAKASLWISGRKKQRFASFNGSIWFHFASLGEFEQGRPILEAMRERHPGKKIVVTFFSPSGYEIRKNTPLADAVYYLPLDTAKNARHFIDTIAPEIAVFTKYEYWYHYFSELHKKGVSLYIISGIFRPKQVFFKWYGGINRKILTFVSHFFLQDEQSRQLLHTLGLTNTTVSGDTRFDRVWANAQQPKQVPGIAQFKNLQKVFIAGSTWPEDEKLLATLPALYPDWKFIFAPHEINEEKINNLINLFPANSVVRYSKWAGNSKFKIQNSKDQTDNSLRVLIIDNIGMLSSLYAYGDIAHIGGGFGVGIHNTLEAAAFGLPVIFGPNYLKFNEARELITLKAGFCISNEAQLKGITDSLITDEAFYSTTSKKIRDYVQEHTGATQLIMKHISPLIP
- the galE gene encoding UDP-glucose 4-epimerase GalE translates to MKILVTGGLGFIGSHTVVELVNAGYEPVIVDDLSNSDPKILDQIARIIGYKPVFHKLDLSNEHSVKELAVNEPDIDGIIHFAAFKAVGESVQKPLKYYRNNFYSLINLLESYYGKPLNFVFSSSCTVYGQPEHLPVTEAAPVQPAQSPYGNTKQIAEEILQDMVASGSNYKVISLRYFNPVGAHETALIGELPIGVPQNLVPFITQTAIGKRQKITVFGNDYNTPDGSCVRDYIHVVDLAKAHVAALKLAEKDSFKGYDVFNIGTGKGNTVLDVIHAFERTTGVKLNYEIGPRRAGDVEKVWGDVTKSTNKLGWKAELGIDAMMASAWEWEKYIAQNPL
- a CDS encoding lysophospholipid acyltransferase family protein, whose product is MLPSRRNDTLSKLFFRYMRWWMGRRFKEVNVLPFEPKPGHSILLLTNHFSWWDGFFANYSAFTNLQRRLYIMMQHDHFVKHWYFKYWGAFSMKKASRDMLESLTYSAGLLNDPRNLVTVFPQGELCSNHITHIHVEKGIAHLIKQIKGPCQIVYQCTLIDYFESLKPRAYIHLFDCGTAGEVPFEELKQRINDFHQQALKNQVNIPH
- a CDS encoding alpha/beta fold hydrolase; this encodes MGFLHLPGLGKAHFHEYGTGQKPLLAFHGYGMTGKQFHVLEKSILPKYHIYGFDHFFHGGSKLDGWTDKQIRAGMPKNMVHSYMQEWFKIYGEQRFSVMGYSIGANLALILLEEYAHLVDDVILMAPDGLSVYKGFHFLLHNPLGKFMFRIVTRSKWLAPFVLKCAKKAGLIDDSLYQIAYNEIDTEQKRLDTYYTLNLIRLLKPNAEKVASRINQYKINCTLIFGKDDQLFPKSAAMPFIGMLDNAEVHELELGHWLVIKALDEYLVR
- a CDS encoding lysophospholipid acyltransferase family protein; translated protein: MIRPRKNIIIHWFFHHYILWIVARNFHEVKLTPVNIAPEKAVLLLANHFSWWDGFLMYYLNSKLLSKKFHVMILEDTAREVSFFKYMGAFSVNKNSKDMMASLDYAAGLLNDHQNMVLIFPQGKLHSNFTDNMIFQKGLMRIINGARADFQILMAATFIEHFKYKKPSAHVYLKTLTSGLTYKNIDELTAVYQQYYNLAKQQQTEIVL
- a CDS encoding UDP-glucuronic acid decarboxylase family protein; the encoded protein is MANRKRILITGAAGFLGSHLCDRFIKEDYHVIGMDNLITGDLRNIEHLFKLENFEFYNHDVSTFVHVPGELQYILHFASPASPIDYLKIPIQTLKVGSLGTHNLLGLALTKGARMLIASTSEVYGDPNINPQPEEYWGNVNPVGPRGVYDEAKRFQEAITMAYHTFHGLETRIVRIFNTYGPRMRLNDGRVLPAFIGQALRGEPLTMFGDGSQTRSFCYVDDLVEGIYRLLHSDYPQPVNIGNPDEITIRQFGEEIIRLTGTDQQLISLPLPVDDPKQRRPDITKAKSILGWEPKVSRSEGLKITLDYFKSLPEKEINHKDFAYYNKR
- a CDS encoding carotenoid biosynthesis protein, which encodes MKKLLFAYLTMPQRISVVIIVLFHAVGLAGFMVPYIDAIFLNIVPWHLLLMAAVIIYNQERVDGKFLLFALLIFAIGFMAEFTGVHTGLLFGNYVYGETLGVKLFNIPLIIGVNWFLLIYSTGVLIQRQRIRNKLLGIITGALILVMLDVLIEPIATQFDYWHWIGGSIPVKNYVCWFMLGALMLFIFDRFKFKTQSMVAPVLLIMQFIFFMVLGFVN